From Oryza sativa Japonica Group chromosome 4, ASM3414082v1, one genomic window encodes:
- the LOC4337240 gene encoding protein TIFY 3 isoform 2 (isoform 2 is encoded by transcript variant 2), whose amino-acid sequence MDLLEKKNIKKGGEVEEEVARKGEERKEEEVVVEEKSHQQQQQQGEEELVGLSLAGGRPKVFPMSSPPPNPSQLTIFYGGSVCVYDSVPPEKAQAIMLIAAAAAAAASATKSNAAIAVKPPVMPAANATQAAVSPVLTRSLSLQSTSVATGQPQVAADPSSICKLQADLPIARRHSLQRFLEKRRDSRLVSKAPYPTKSSEGMEASGMEVTAEGKAQ is encoded by the exons ATGGATCTGTTGGAGAAGAAGAACATTAAGAAGGGGggagaagtggaggaggaggtggcgcgcaagggagaggagaggaaggaggaagaggtggtggtggaggagaagagccatcagcagcagcagcagcaaggggaggaggagctcgtcggcctctcgctcgccggcggcag GCCCAAAGTATTTCCAATGTCGAGCCCTCCACCTAATCCTTCGCAACTTACAATTTTCTATGGTGGATCAGTATGTGTTTATGACTCAGTGCCGCCAGAGAAG GCTCAAGCAATCATGCTTATTGccgcagcagctgctgcagcggcGTCTGCCACCAAAAGCAATGCTGCCATTGCTGTTAAGCCCCCTGTGATGCCTGCAGCCAATGCTACCCAAGCAGCAGTCTCTCCTGTGCTCACAAGATCGCTCTCATTGCAGAGCACTTCTGTAGCAACTGGACAACCTCAAGTTGCCGCTGACCCTAGCTCAATTTGCAAGCTCCAGGCTG ATCTCCCCATTGCCAGGAGGCACTCCCTTCAGCGCTTCCTAGAGAAACGCCGTGACAG CAGGTTGGTGAGCAAAGCTCCATATCCCACAAAATCCTCCGAGGGCATGGAAGCATCAGGGATGGAAGTAACTGCTGAGGGCAAGGCCCAGTAA
- the LOC4337240 gene encoding protein TIFY 3 isoform 1 (isoform 1 is encoded by transcript variant 1) yields MDLLEKKNIKKGGEVEEEVARKGEERKEEEVVVEEKSHQQQQQQGEEELVGLSLAGGRPKVFPMSSPPPNPSQLTIFYGGSVCVYDSVPPEKAQAIMLIAAAAAAAASATKSNAAIAVKPPVMPAANATQAAVSPVLTRSLSLQSTSVATGQPQVAADPSSICKLQADLPIARRHSLQRFLEKRRDRLVSKAPYPTKSSEGMEASGMEVTAEGKAQ; encoded by the exons ATGGATCTGTTGGAGAAGAAGAACATTAAGAAGGGGggagaagtggaggaggaggtggcgcgcaagggagaggagaggaaggaggaagaggtggtggtggaggagaagagccatcagcagcagcagcagcaaggggaggaggagctcgtcggcctctcgctcgccggcggcag GCCCAAAGTATTTCCAATGTCGAGCCCTCCACCTAATCCTTCGCAACTTACAATTTTCTATGGTGGATCAGTATGTGTTTATGACTCAGTGCCGCCAGAGAAG GCTCAAGCAATCATGCTTATTGccgcagcagctgctgcagcggcGTCTGCCACCAAAAGCAATGCTGCCATTGCTGTTAAGCCCCCTGTGATGCCTGCAGCCAATGCTACCCAAGCAGCAGTCTCTCCTGTGCTCACAAGATCGCTCTCATTGCAGAGCACTTCTGTAGCAACTGGACAACCTCAAGTTGCCGCTGACCCTAGCTCAATTTGCAAGCTCCAGGCTG ATCTCCCCATTGCCAGGAGGCACTCCCTTCAGCGCTTCCTAGAGAAACGCCGTGACAG GTTGGTGAGCAAAGCTCCATATCCCACAAAATCCTCCGAGGGCATGGAAGCATCAGGGATGGAAGTAACTGCTGAGGGCAAGGCCCAGTAA
- the LOC4337241 gene encoding protein FATTY ACID EXPORT 7 has product MAIATTTLPLAPLALAPPSSPISQCSLLLLRPRAPAALSLRPSARLLVAVAAREPELGGSGGGGAGDGSGSGGGGDSEKPRGGGGDEEGEGEEEKMGQGLSMSQKITLAYAALVGAGGAMGYMKSGSQKSLAAGGISALVLYFVHTQLPVRPVFASSIGLGISAALLSVMGSRFKKSGKIFPAGVVSLVSLVMVGGYIHGILRSTHA; this is encoded by the exons ATGGCCATCGCGACGACGACCTTACCACTCGCGCCACTCGCCCTCGCGCCGCCATCCTCCCCGATCTCCCAGTGCtcgctcctcctgctgcgcccccgcgccccggccgccctctcgcTCCGCCCCTCCgcgcgcctcctcgtcgccgtcgcggccaGGGAGCCCGAGCTCGGCGGatcgggaggcggaggcgcaggCGACGGCtctgggagcggcggcggcggggacagcGAGAAGCCGCGGGGTGGTGGGGGCGacgaggagggggaaggggaggaggagaagatgggGCAGGGGCTCTCCATGTCGCAGAAGATCACCCTCGCCTACGCCGCTCTCGTCGGAG CCGGTGGAGCGATGGGGTACATGAAGAGTGGAAGCCAGAAATCCTTAGCCGCAGGAGGCATATCAGCCCTGGTCCTGTACTTCGTCCACACTCAACTCCCAGTGAGACCTGTCTTTGCATCATCTATTGGTTTAG GTATATCTGCTGCCCTCTTGTCGGTCATGGGATCTCGCTTCAAGAAGTCCGGGAAGATATTCCCAGCTGGTGTCGTTTCCCTCGTCTCCTTGGTCATGGTCGGTGGTTACATCCATGGGATCTTGCGCAGCACTCATGCATGA
- the LOC4337242 gene encoding vacuolar cation/proton exchanger 3, translating into MENPQIEMGAFKANGPQLQNGGLRSSMVQSWNLQRFVESALRSIRIVIFTSKLNLLLPFGPASIILHYTTSRHGLVFLFSMLGITPLAERLGYATEQLAIYTGPTVGGLLNATFGNATEMIIAIYALKNGMIRVVQQSLLGSILSNMLLVMGCAFFAGGIVHRNKDQVFSKATAVVNSGLLLMAVMGLMFPAVLHFTHSEVRQGASEVSLSRFSSCIMLVAYASYLYFQLSGRNNAYSPIGSEEMPNEDAAEEDEESEIGMWESIAWLAMLTLWVSILSEYLVNAIEGASDSLNLPVAFISVILLPIVGNAAEHASAIMFAMKDKLDITLGVAIGSSTQISMFVIPFCVVIGWMMGQKMDLNFQLFETATLFITVLVVAFMLQDGVANYLKGLMLILCYLIVAASFFVHVDPQSSDD; encoded by the exons ATGGAGAATCCTCAGATTGAGATGGGGGCCTTCAAGGCGAACGGTCCGCAATTGCAGAATGGTGGGCTACGTTCCAGCATGGTTCAGTCCTGGAACCTGCAGAGATTCGTTGAGAGCGCGCTGCGGAGCATCAGGATTGTCATATTCACTTCTAAGCTCAATCTGCTCTTGCCGTTTGGGCCTGCGTCGATCATTCTACACTATACTACCAGCAGACAT GGATTGGTCTTCCTATTCAGCATGCTAGGAATAACACCTTTAGCTGAGCGCTTGGGTTATGCAACTGA GCAGCTCGCAATATACACTGGTCCAACAG TTGGGGGGCTTCTAAATGCTACGTTCGGAAATGCAACTGAAATGATCATAGCAATATATGCTTTGAAAAATGGAATGATCCGAGTAGTTCAACAATCATTGCTTGGTTCCATATTATCAAATATGTTGTTGGTTATGGGCTGTGCTTTCTTTGCTGGCGGTATTGTTCATCGGAACAAGGACCAAGTCTTCAGCAAG GCAACTGCAGTTGTTAACTCAGGTTTACTGTTGATGGCTGTCATGGGACTAATGTTTCCTGCTGTCCTTCACTTCACGCATTCAGAAGTGAGGCAAGGAGCATCAGAGGTTTCTCTTTCAAGGTTCAGCAGTTGTATTATGCTTGTGGCATATGCAAGCTATCTCTATTTCCAACTAAGTGGACGGAATAATGCTTATAGTCCAATTGGCAGT GAAGAAATGCCCAATGAGGATGCAGCAGAGGAAGATGAAGAATCAGAGATTGGCATGTGGGAGTCCATAGCATGGCTCGCGATGTTGACATTATGGGTGTCTATTCTTTCTGAATACCTGGTTAATGCCATTGAG GGGGCATCTGATTCACTGAACCTACCCGTGGCTTTTATCAGTGTTATTTTGCTTCCTATTGTGGGAAACGCTGCTGAACATGCTAGTGCAATAATGTTTGCCATGAAAGATAAACTT GACATAACACTGGGTGTTGCAATTGGGTCATCAACGCAGATATCAATGTTTGTG ATTCCATTTTGTGTTGTCATTGGTTGGATGATGGGGCAAAAGATGGACTTGAATTTCCAACTATTCGAAACAGCAACGCTCTTCATAACAGTACTAGTCGTGGCATTTATGCTACAG GATGGTGTTGCGAACTACTTGAAAGGACTTATGCTGATCTTGTGTTATCTAATAGTTGCCGCCAGTTTCTTCGTTCACGTTGATCCACAATCCA GCGATGATTGA
- the LOC4337243 gene encoding auxin-responsive protein IAA33, with amino-acid sequence MISGAGGEQQQQQDTKRRLPAPTTSEQERRQKQHRGKMLRLSVQQGDDVTAGVVPPVTVVLDGRSICHRVHLSKHTGYRSLAAALRRMFVDADDDVGAADEAAGRSSCSDADRGGLDLSNAVPGHVVAYEDIENDLLLAGDLNWKDFVRVARRIRIIPAKPSSRMRPQS; translated from the exons ATGAtaagcggcgccggcggtgagcagcagcagcagcaggacacgaagcggcggctaccggcgccgacgacgtccGAGCAGGAGAGGCGGCAGAAGCAGCACCGCGGGAAgatgctgaggctgtcggtgcagcAGGGCGACGACGTGACCGCGGGCGTGGTGCCGCCGGTCACCGTCGTCCTGGACGGCCGCTCCATCTGCCACCGCGTCCACCTCAGCAAGCACACCGGCTAccgcagcctcgccgccgcgctccgccgcaTGTTCGTCGACGcggacgacgacgtcggcgccgccgacgaggcagCTGGCAGGAGCAGCTGCAGCGACGCCGACCGTGGCGGCCTCGACCTGTCCAATGCCGTTCCAGGGCACGTCGTCGCGTACGAGGACATCGAGaacgacctcctcctcgccggcgacctcaACTGGAA GGATTTCGTCCGTGTGGCGAGGAGGATTCGGATCATCCCGGCGAAGCCATCTAGCCGGATGAGGCCTCAATCTTAA